In one Nicotiana sylvestris chromosome 8, ASM39365v2, whole genome shotgun sequence genomic region, the following are encoded:
- the LOC104240957 gene encoding uncharacterized protein — protein sequence MASPPNPNNSQPAAVDQRRLQFVPVDLPLSSPMVDASPDAIVDITSLTEATTGEKRKREGRLRSIVWQHFTKLIKEDGTCEKCKCNHCHKLFTSSTRSGTTHLLRHISEGICPVFKKVKKENSPTVFSYMSGSIDRKVGINPWKFDQELDHASMEQSIDAHDDLLSVGLDDIERQTCTTSEGDYGRQTSMPVSYKLPQQPAMKSQPIAASWMSELRTCVGKLVELTNERVSKPSVDKTCVTVSTPDLSISSVVKCLNEMEDIPQSSAMYLDALDIVRDPEERECFICLNPEPRRRWLQRMLHRRFPLRYSTDV from the coding sequence ATGGTAGATGCAAGTCCTGACGCCATAGTGGATATAACCAGTCTGACTGAAGCAACCACAGGTGAGAAACGAAAAAGAGAAGGAAGATTAAGATCTATCGTTTGGCAACACTTCACGAAGCTAATAAAGGAGGATGGAACTTGTGAGAAATGCAAGTGTAATCATTGCCATAAACTTTTTACTTCTTCAACCCGAAGTGGAACTACTCATTTGCTTCGTCATATAAGTGAAGGAATATGTCCTGTATTTAAGAAAGTCAAAAAGGAAAACTCGCCAACAGTTTTCAGCTATATGAGTGGTAGCATAGACCGAAAAGTTGGTATTAACCCTTGGAAGTTTGATCAAGAACTGGATCATGCATCCATGGAACAGTCAATTGATGCGCACGATGATTTGTTGTCGGTGGGATTAGATGATATTGAACGTCAAACATGCACTACATCAGAAGGTGACTATGGTCGCCAAACATCAATGCCCGTATCTTATAAACTTCCTCAGCAGCCTGCCATGAAGTCCCAgcctattgcagcatcatggATGAGTGAGTTGAGGACTTGTGTAGGTAAACTCGTTGAACTCACAAATGAACGAGTGTCAAAGCCTAGCGTGGATAAGACTTGTGTGACTGTTAGCACACCCGATTTATCTATATCTTCTGTTGTGAAGTGCTTGAATGAGATGGAGGATATCCCACAATCAAGTGCAATGTATTTAGATGCGTTGGATATCGTAAGGGATCCAGAAGAAAGAGAGTGTTTCATTTGTTTAAACCCAGAGCCGCGTAGGAGATGGCTGCAAAGGATGTTACATCGTCGTTTTCCCTTACGCTATAGCACCGATGTTTGA